In Clostridia bacterium, one genomic interval encodes:
- the rpmE gene encoding 50S ribosomal protein L31, translated as MKKEIHPRYYQATVTCACGATFETGSTKEELKVELCSKCHPFFSGKQRNVFTRGRVERFKAKYGLE; from the coding sequence ATGAAAAAAGAAATTCATCCTCGCTATTATCAGGCAACGGTAACCTGTGCTTGTGGTGCGACATTTGAAACCGGTTCTACAAAAGAGGAATTAAAAGTTGAGCTTTGTTCCAAATGTCATCCCTTTTTTAGTGGTAAACAGCGTAATGTTTTTACGCGGGGACGGGTAGAGCGGTTTAAAGCCAAGTATGGTTTAGAATAG